One genomic segment of Phalacrocorax carbo chromosome Z, bPhaCar2.1, whole genome shotgun sequence includes these proteins:
- the SIGMAR1 gene encoding sigma non-opioid intracellular receptor 1 isoform X1 yields MPPRSRKPRQQQRDRPPHSRRSSSAPPRRAGAGAGRGRGRRGRGGGGPAPVPAPRPGGGGGMEAASRRALRAGLALGALALVLQGLRGWLASKRYEFSPAEIAQLARHHAGLDHELAFSKIIVELRKKHPGHILPDEDLQWVFVNAGGWMGSMCLLHASLTEYVLLFGTAVDTGGHSGRYWADISDTVISGTFRQWKEGTTRSEIYYPGDTIVHQAGEATSVQWSAGTWMVEYGRGFIPSTLAFALADTLFSTQDFITLFYTLRIYAKGLLLEANAFFSTLGC; encoded by the exons ATGCCGCCGCGCTCCCGGAAGCCCCGGCAGCAGCAGCGCGACCGGCCCCCTCACAGCCGCCGCtccagctccgctccgccccgtCGCGCCGGCGCAGGGGCCGGCCGCGGCCGGGGGCGGCGtggccgcggcgggggcgggcctGCTCCCGTTCCCGCTCCCcgtcccggcggcggcggcggcatgGAAGCGGCGAGTCGGCGGGCGCTGCGGGCCGGGCTGGCGCTGGGCGCGCTGGCgctggtgctgcaggggctgcgggGATGGCTGGCCTCCAAGCGGTACGAGTTCAGCCCCGCCGAGATCGCCCAGCTCGCCCGGCACCACGCGG GGCTGGACCATGAGCTGGCTTTCTCCAAGATCATCGTGGAGCTACGGAAGAAGCACCCTGGCCACATCCTGCCAGATGAGGACCTGCAGTGGGTGTTCGTGAATGCAGGCGGGTGGATGGGTTCGATGTGCCTCCTGCACGCCTCGCTCACCGAGTACGTGCTGCTCTTTGGGACAGCTGTTGACACTGGGGGACACTCGG GTCGGTACTGGGCGGATATCTCCGACACCGTCATCTCGGGAACCTTCCGGCAGTGGAAAGAGGGGACCACCAGAAGTGAGATCTACTATCCTG GGGACACCATCGTGCACCAGGCGGGAGAGGCCACATCAGTGCAGTGGAGCGCAGGCACCTGGATGGTGGAGTACGGCCGGGGCTTCATCCCCTCCACGCTCGCCTTCGCCCTGGCTGACACCCTCTTCAGCACTCAGGACTTCATCACCCTCTTCTACACCTTGCGCATCTATGCCAAGGGCCTGCTTCTGGAAGCCAATGCCTTCTTCAGCACCTTGGGCTGCTGA
- the SIGMAR1 gene encoding sigma non-opioid intracellular receptor 1 isoform X2: protein MAPCRRAPGSPGSSSATGPLTAAAPAPLRPVAPAQGPAAAGGGVAAAGAGLLPFPLPVPAAAAAWKRRVGGRCGPGWRWARWRWCCRGCGDGWPPSGLDHELAFSKIIVELRKKHPGHILPDEDLQWVFVNAGGWMGSMCLLHASLTEYVLLFGTAVDTGGHSGRYWADISDTVISGTFRQWKEGTTRSEIYYPGDTIVHQAGEATSVQWSAGTWMVEYGRGFIPSTLAFALADTLFSTQDFITLFYTLRIYAKGLLLEANAFFSTLGC from the exons ATGGCTCCATGCCGCCGCGCTCCCGGAAGCCCCGGCAGCAGCAGCGCGACCGGCCCCCTCACAGCCGCCGCtccagctccgctccgccccgtCGCGCCGGCGCAGGGGCCGGCCGCGGCCGGGGGCGGCGtggccgcggcgggggcgggcctGCTCCCGTTCCCGCTCCCcgtcccggcggcggcggcggcatgGAAGCGGCGAGTCGGCGGGCGCTGCGGGCCGGGCTGGCGCTGGGCGCGCTGGCgctggtgctgcaggggctgcgggGATGGCTGGCCTCCAAGCG GGCTGGACCATGAGCTGGCTTTCTCCAAGATCATCGTGGAGCTACGGAAGAAGCACCCTGGCCACATCCTGCCAGATGAGGACCTGCAGTGGGTGTTCGTGAATGCAGGCGGGTGGATGGGTTCGATGTGCCTCCTGCACGCCTCGCTCACCGAGTACGTGCTGCTCTTTGGGACAGCTGTTGACACTGGGGGACACTCGG GTCGGTACTGGGCGGATATCTCCGACACCGTCATCTCGGGAACCTTCCGGCAGTGGAAAGAGGGGACCACCAGAAGTGAGATCTACTATCCTG GGGACACCATCGTGCACCAGGCGGGAGAGGCCACATCAGTGCAGTGGAGCGCAGGCACCTGGATGGTGGAGTACGGCCGGGGCTTCATCCCCTCCACGCTCGCCTTCGCCCTGGCTGACACCCTCTTCAGCACTCAGGACTTCATCACCCTCTTCTACACCTTGCGCATCTATGCCAAGGGCCTGCTTCTGGAAGCCAATGCCTTCTTCAGCACCTTGGGCTGCTGA
- the GALT gene encoding galactose-1-phosphate uridylyltransferase: MEPSPVGEEEEGGSRFRASEHQHARYNPLRDDWVLVSAHRVKRPWQGQLEKPPPEDVPRWDPSNPLCPGATRANGEVNPQYEGTFVFPNDFPALQPDAPEPDESDHPLFRAATARGVCKVMCFHPWSDLTLPLMSLAEIRAVIDAWAELAAELGASYPWVQIFENKGVMMGCSNPHPHCQVWASSFLPNEARLEDRTQQQHLSQHGVPMLLEYAKQEAHRKERLVVENEDWLVVVPYWATWPYQTLLLPRRHVCRLQDLHEGERDSLASIMQRLLIKYDNLFEVSFPYSMGWHGAPTGPYLEEDCGHWQLHAHYYPPLLRSATVRKFMVGYEMLAQAQRDLTPEQAAERLRSLPEVHYKQKAKETS, translated from the exons ATGGAGCCATCGCCggtgggggaggaagaggaggggggcAGCCGCTTCCGCGCCAGCG AACACCAGCACGCTCGCTACAACCCGCTGCGGGACGACTGGGTGCTGGTGTCGGCGCACCGCGTGAAGCGCCCCTGGCAGGGGCAGCTGGAGAAGCCACCCCCCGAGGACGTGCCTCGCTGGGACCCCAGCAACCCCCTCTGCCCCGGGGCCACCCGGGCCAACGGCGAG GTGAACCCCCAGTACGAGGGCACCTTCGTCTTCCCAAATGACTtccctgcactgcagcctgATGCTCCCGAGCCTG atgAAAGTGATCACCCATTGTTTCGAGCAGCCACAGCCCGGGGTGTGTG CAAGGTGATGTGCTTCCACCCCTGGTCAGACCTGACGCTACCCCTCATGTCACTGGCAGAGATCCGGGCCGTCATCGATGCGTGGGCAGAGCTGGCGGCCGAACTGGGTGCCTCCTACCCCTGGGTGCAG ATCTTCGAGAACAAGGGAGTGATGATGGGCTGCTCCAACCCACACCCCCACTGCCAG GTGTGGGCCAGCAGCTTCCTCCCAAACGAGGCGCGCCTGGAGGACCggacccagcagcagcacctgagCCAGCATGGTGTGCCCATGCTGCTGGAGTATGCCAAGCAGGAGGCTCACCGGAAG GAACGGCTGGTTGTGGAGAACGAGGACTGGTTGGTTGTGGTGCCGTACTGGGCCACCTGGCCCTACCagaccctgctgctgccccgccGCCATGTCTGTCGTCTCCAGGACCTCCATGAGGGCGAGAGGGACA GCCTAGCCTCCATCATGCAGAGGCTGCTCATCAAGTACGACAACCTCTTTGAAGTCTCCTTCCCCTACTCCATGGGCTGGCATG GAGCCCCTACGGGCCCCTACCTGGAGGAGGACTGTGGGCACTGGCAGCTCCATGCTCACTACTACCCACCGCTGCTGCGCTCCGCCACTGTTCGCAAGTTCATGGTGGGTTACGAGATGCTGGCGCAGGCGCAGCGGGACCTCACCCCAGAGCAG GCGGCTGAGCGCCTGAGGAGCCTTCCTGAGGTACACTACAAGCAGAAGGCCAAGGAGACGTCAtga